The Nocardioides sp. S5 genome includes a window with the following:
- a CDS encoding ANTAR domain-containing protein, which produces MEPIPETLEALDELDPYLDDTPLVDQLRATSDRAQAVAPGLVGVSMASRAHDLTFTVVATDQEIAALDAVQYLDTGPCVDAIGLGHGLATSPEGLLSESRWGEFARASAAMGVHSTLTLPVLIEGSVVATVNLYGRAADTFVGLHAALAEVFGAWAPGAIANADLDFTTRTLAEQAPTQLRDAATIDTATGILAAHRDLPVTEARGELDDAARRAGVPVILLARVLVQLHHER; this is translated from the coding sequence ATGGAGCCCATCCCTGAGACGCTCGAGGCCCTGGACGAGCTGGACCCCTACCTGGACGACACCCCGCTGGTCGACCAGCTGAGGGCCACCTCCGACCGCGCACAGGCGGTCGCCCCCGGCCTCGTCGGCGTGAGCATGGCATCGCGCGCCCACGACCTGACCTTCACCGTGGTGGCCACCGACCAGGAGATCGCCGCCCTGGACGCGGTGCAGTACCTCGACACCGGCCCCTGCGTCGACGCCATCGGCCTGGGCCACGGCCTCGCCACGTCGCCCGAGGGCCTGCTGAGCGAGTCCCGGTGGGGCGAGTTCGCCCGGGCCAGCGCCGCGATGGGCGTGCACAGCACGCTGACGCTGCCGGTGCTGATCGAGGGCTCGGTCGTCGCGACGGTGAACCTCTACGGCCGTGCAGCGGACACGTTCGTCGGTCTGCACGCGGCGCTGGCCGAGGTCTTCGGCGCCTGGGCGCCGGGCGCGATCGCCAACGCCGACCTCGACTTCACCACCCGTACGCTGGCCGAGCAGGCCCCGACGCAGCTGCGGGACGCGGCGACGATCGACACCGCCACGGGCATCCTCGCCGCCCATCGCGACCTGCCGGTCACCGAGGCGCGTGGCGAGCTCGACGACGCGGCGCGCCGCGCCGGGGTGCCGGTGATCCTGCTCGCGCGGGTGCTCGTGCAGCTGCACCACGAACGCTGA
- a CDS encoding universal stress protein, with the protein MDTTTKDAVVVGVSGPGRETAALRYAVDRARRDASEVVAVHAFRTALTGPPPRALLTSAETADMAHWVIKQVGDELAELTDGTVPCRTLAVAGTPAHVLVDLGREARTVVVQHHLPHGLRRLFAGSTAYAVAAHAACPVVSVPADWQPSTGEPGEVVVGVHEAGVPLAVLEAAFAQAEATGAPLRVVHAWRLDAVYDDIITDRVAAEWREEQQRALTTVVDGLRAQHPAVEVTVEVRHQWPADVLVDDSQVASLVVVGRHGPHSFEPAHLGSLARTVVREARSPVMVVPVRPHRDAPKDWELVADEISPQA; encoded by the coding sequence ATGGACACCACCACGAAGGACGCCGTCGTCGTCGGGGTCAGCGGACCCGGACGGGAGACCGCAGCCCTGCGCTACGCCGTCGACCGCGCGCGCCGCGACGCCTCGGAAGTGGTGGCCGTCCACGCCTTCCGCACGGCCCTGACCGGACCGCCGCCGCGCGCGCTGCTGACCTCCGCCGAGACCGCCGACATGGCGCACTGGGTGATCAAGCAGGTCGGTGACGAGCTCGCCGAGCTGACGGACGGCACGGTGCCCTGTCGCACCCTCGCCGTGGCCGGCACGCCCGCCCACGTGCTCGTCGACCTGGGCCGCGAGGCCCGGACGGTGGTGGTGCAGCACCACCTGCCGCACGGCCTGCGGCGGCTCTTCGCCGGCTCGACGGCGTACGCCGTGGCAGCGCACGCCGCGTGCCCCGTGGTCTCCGTCCCTGCGGACTGGCAGCCCTCGACGGGCGAGCCCGGCGAGGTGGTCGTCGGGGTCCACGAGGCAGGCGTGCCGCTCGCGGTGCTGGAGGCGGCCTTCGCCCAGGCCGAGGCCACGGGGGCGCCCCTCAGGGTCGTCCACGCGTGGCGCCTCGACGCGGTCTACGACGACATCATCACCGACCGCGTCGCCGCCGAGTGGCGCGAGGAGCAGCAGCGCGCCCTCACCACCGTCGTGGACGGCCTGCGCGCGCAGCACCCCGCGGTGGAGGTCACGGTGGAGGTGCGGCACCAGTGGCCGGCCGACGTGCTCGTCGACGACTCGCAGGTGGCCTCCCTCGTGGTCGTCGGCCGGCACGGGCCGCACAGCTTCGAGCCGGCCCACCTGGGGTCGCTGGCACGCACGGTCGTGCGCGAGGCGAGGAGCCCCGTGATGGTCGTGCCCGTACGCCCCCACCGCGACGCCCCGAAGGACTGGGAGCTCGTCGCCGACGAGATCTCGCCGCAGGCCTGA
- a CDS encoding DUF4389 domain-containing protein yields MSVQARPAEEHPAHVYPVRVDVLPEEHLNRWLWLVKWALVIPHYVVLAFLWLAFLVLSVVAFFAILLTGRYPRQVFDFNVGVLRWS; encoded by the coding sequence ATGAGCGTCCAGGCCCGACCCGCAGAGGAGCATCCCGCGCACGTCTATCCCGTACGTGTCGACGTGCTCCCCGAGGAGCACCTCAACCGCTGGCTGTGGTTGGTGAAGTGGGCCCTCGTGATCCCGCACTACGTCGTGCTGGCCTTCCTGTGGCTGGCCTTCCTCGTGCTGAGCGTGGTCGCGTTCTTCGCGATCCTCCTCACCGGCCGCTACCCGCGTCAGGTCTTCGACTTCAACGTCGGGGTGCTGCGGTGGAGCTAG
- a CDS encoding DUF4389 domain-containing protein → MAYYAYGALATDRYPPFTLADVPDYPAHLEVSYPEHLSRGLVLVKWWLLALPHYVVVGIFTGGGLWIANEAASRDDAAWTAGGGLIGLLVLVAAVVLLFTGRYPSGVFDLVLGLNRWVIRVAAYAGLMTDDYPPFRLDTGPDDPGSRVGIRPPAPQPSGDGQPPPDHWSAPRVVMLVLGCLGLLAGTGFLGVAATLGVLQGTLRDDDGFVMSGREELSTASYAIVSESLETQLADGAEVVPDRLLGDTRLTVEPSGAGAVFVGIGPTDEVEAYLAEVAHAVVVDFDSTGSGVEPVYRDVAGAAPLAAPEDAVLWTARASGTGTQDLRWAVEDGDWTVVVMNADATAGVTADVAVGAELPATGWAIGLMAALGGLSVLVGGALTWGALHSRRSVRTR, encoded by the coding sequence GTGGCCTACTACGCCTACGGAGCGCTCGCCACGGACCGCTACCCGCCCTTCACCCTGGCCGACGTCCCCGACTACCCGGCGCACCTCGAGGTCTCCTACCCCGAGCACCTCTCGCGCGGCCTGGTGCTGGTCAAGTGGTGGCTGCTCGCCCTCCCGCACTACGTGGTCGTGGGCATCTTCACCGGCGGAGGGCTCTGGATCGCCAACGAGGCCGCGTCGCGCGACGACGCCGCGTGGACCGCGGGCGGCGGCCTGATCGGGCTGCTGGTCCTGGTGGCGGCGGTCGTGCTGCTCTTCACCGGCAGGTACCCGTCGGGGGTCTTCGACCTGGTGCTGGGCCTGAACCGCTGGGTCATCCGCGTCGCTGCGTACGCCGGGCTGATGACCGACGACTACCCGCCCTTCCGCCTGGACACCGGGCCCGACGACCCGGGCTCGCGGGTCGGGATCCGGCCGCCTGCGCCCCAGCCCTCCGGCGACGGACAGCCGCCACCCGACCACTGGTCCGCACCGCGGGTGGTGATGCTGGTCCTCGGCTGCCTCGGGCTCCTGGCGGGCACAGGCTTCCTGGGCGTCGCCGCGACCCTGGGCGTGCTCCAGGGCACCCTGCGTGACGACGACGGGTTCGTGATGTCGGGACGCGAGGAGCTCAGCACGGCGTCGTACGCGATCGTCTCGGAGAGCCTCGAGACACAGCTCGCCGACGGCGCCGAGGTCGTGCCGGACCGTCTGCTCGGCGACACCAGGCTGACGGTCGAGCCGTCCGGTGCCGGTGCCGTCTTCGTCGGGATCGGTCCCACCGACGAGGTGGAGGCCTACCTCGCGGAGGTGGCGCACGCGGTGGTCGTGGACTTCGACTCGACCGGGTCCGGCGTCGAGCCGGTCTACCGGGACGTCGCAGGAGCCGCGCCGCTCGCCGCTCCCGAGGACGCCGTCCTCTGGACCGCCCGTGCATCGGGCACCGGGACCCAGGACCTGCGGTGGGCGGTCGAGGACGGCGACTGGACGGTCGTGGTGATGAACGCCGACGCGACCGCGGGGGTGACGGCCGACGTGGCGGTCGGTGCGGAGCTGCCTGCCACCGGGTGGGCCATCGGCCTGATGGCTGCGCTCGGCGGACTCTCCGTGCTGGTCGGAGGCGCCCTCACGTGGGGTGCCCTGCACAGCCGGCGGTCCGTCAGAACTCGATGA
- a CDS encoding zinc-binding dehydrogenase — protein sequence MQITGAVLEELGRPGPWSRTRPLTVGTLELDPPGPGEVLVEIAAAGVCHSDLSVVDGNRARPVPMLLGHEASGRVTMLGPCVGDLAVGQQVVMTFLPRCGECAGCATGGRMPCGPGSASNAAGELLGGGRRLSRHGVPVHHHLGVSAFATHAVVDARSVVAVDDDVPADVAAVLGCAVLTGGGALVNAAPPEPGQSVMVVGLGGVGMAALLTAVALGAGDVVAVDGVAAKRERALELGATSALDPAELASTGTRCDVVVEAAGNARAFEAALAATAPGGRTVTVGLPPPDALASISPLQLVAEARTVMGSYLGSAVPSRDIPVFAQWWREGRLPVDALVSSRIGLDDINLAMDELAAGTALRQVIEF from the coding sequence GTGCAGATCACCGGAGCAGTGCTCGAGGAGCTGGGACGGCCCGGCCCGTGGTCGCGGACGCGGCCGCTGACGGTCGGCACGCTCGAGCTGGACCCGCCCGGGCCGGGTGAGGTCCTCGTCGAGATCGCCGCGGCCGGCGTGTGCCACTCCGACCTGTCGGTCGTCGACGGCAACCGTGCCCGGCCGGTCCCGATGCTGCTGGGCCACGAGGCGAGCGGGCGGGTGACGATGCTCGGCCCCTGCGTCGGCGACCTCGCCGTCGGCCAGCAGGTGGTGATGACGTTCCTCCCGCGCTGCGGCGAGTGCGCCGGGTGTGCCACCGGCGGTCGGATGCCGTGCGGACCGGGGTCGGCCAGCAACGCCGCGGGCGAGCTGCTCGGCGGCGGGCGTCGGCTCAGCCGCCACGGCGTACCGGTCCACCACCACCTCGGCGTCTCGGCCTTCGCCACCCACGCGGTGGTCGACGCCCGCTCGGTGGTGGCCGTGGACGACGACGTGCCGGCCGACGTGGCCGCCGTGCTGGGCTGCGCGGTGCTGACCGGCGGCGGCGCGCTGGTCAACGCCGCTCCCCCCGAGCCCGGCCAGAGCGTGATGGTCGTGGGCCTGGGCGGCGTCGGGATGGCCGCCCTGCTCACCGCCGTGGCCCTCGGTGCGGGCGACGTGGTCGCCGTCGACGGCGTCGCGGCCAAGCGCGAGCGGGCCCTCGAGCTCGGGGCGACCTCCGCGCTCGACCCGGCCGAGCTGGCGTCGACGGGCACGCGGTGCGACGTCGTGGTCGAGGCGGCCGGCAACGCGCGTGCCTTCGAGGCCGCCCTCGCCGCGACCGCTCCCGGCGGGCGCACGGTCACCGTCGGGCTGCCCCCGCCCGACGCGCTGGCGAGCATCTCGCCCCTCCAGCTCGTCGCGGAGGCCCGCACCGTGATGGGCAGCTACCTCGGCTCCGCGGTGCCGTCGCGCGACATCCCGGTCTTCGCCCAGTGGTGGCGCGAGGGACGACTCCCCGTCGACGCCCTCGTCTCCTCCCGCATCGGTCTCGACGACATCAACCTCGCGATGGACGAGCTGGCAGCCGGGACGGCGCTGCGGCAGGTCATCGAGTTCTGA
- a CDS encoding peptide chain release factor 3 yields MPDTRPRRTFAVISHPDAGKSTLTEALALHARVITEAGAVHGKGDRRATVSDWMAMEKARGISITSAALQFVYRDHVINLVDTPGHSDFSEDTYRVLSAVDSAVMLVDAGKGLEPQTLKLFKVCALRGIPVMTVINKWDRPGLSALELMDLIQQKIGLRPTPLTWPVGEAGDFRGVLDRRTGEFVKYTRTAGGATRAPERRMASDEVDVDDAPLWADAVEEHELLTLDEADHDQDRFLAGETTPVMFASALQNFGVAQLLDLLLDIAPDPSPTEGVDGSVRKVEDDFSAFVFKVQSGMNNAHRDRLAYARVVSGEFERGMVVTHASTGRPFATKFAQSVFGRDTQSVETAEPGDIIGFVNAQSLRVGDTVYVGDPIEYPPVPSFAPEHFVTASAGDIGRYKQFRRGIEQLDQEGVVQVLRSDLRGDQNPVLAAVGPMQFEVVEDRMTNEFNSPVRLSRLDYQVARRTDAAGAAALAGMRGVEVLERSDGTRLALFVDQWRAMVTARDNPELMLEALPAGGS; encoded by the coding sequence GTGCCCGACACCCGCCCCCGCCGTACGTTCGCCGTCATCAGCCACCCCGACGCCGGCAAGTCGACCCTCACCGAGGCGCTCGCCCTGCACGCGCGGGTGATCACCGAGGCGGGAGCCGTCCACGGCAAGGGCGACCGGCGCGCGACGGTGTCGGACTGGATGGCGATGGAGAAGGCACGCGGCATCTCGATCACGTCCGCGGCGCTGCAGTTCGTCTACCGCGACCACGTCATCAACCTCGTCGACACCCCGGGCCACAGCGACTTCTCCGAGGACACCTACCGGGTGCTCTCCGCCGTCGACTCCGCCGTGATGCTGGTCGACGCCGGAAAGGGACTCGAGCCGCAGACGCTCAAGCTCTTCAAGGTCTGCGCGCTGCGCGGCATCCCCGTCATGACGGTCATCAACAAGTGGGACCGGCCCGGCCTGTCCGCCCTGGAGCTGATGGACCTCATCCAGCAGAAGATCGGCCTGCGGCCCACGCCGCTGACCTGGCCGGTCGGCGAGGCCGGCGACTTCCGCGGCGTGCTGGACCGGCGTACGGGCGAGTTCGTGAAGTACACCCGCACCGCCGGCGGTGCGACCCGGGCCCCCGAGCGGCGGATGGCGTCCGACGAGGTGGACGTGGACGACGCGCCGCTGTGGGCCGACGCCGTCGAGGAGCACGAGCTGCTCACCCTCGACGAGGCCGACCACGACCAGGACCGCTTCCTCGCCGGCGAGACCACGCCCGTCATGTTCGCCTCCGCCCTGCAGAACTTCGGCGTCGCGCAGCTGCTCGACCTGCTGCTCGACATCGCGCCGGACCCCAGCCCCACTGAGGGCGTCGACGGCTCGGTGCGCAAGGTCGAGGACGACTTCAGCGCCTTCGTCTTCAAGGTGCAGTCGGGCATGAACAACGCCCACCGCGACCGCCTCGCCTACGCCCGCGTGGTGTCGGGCGAGTTCGAGCGCGGCATGGTCGTCACCCACGCCTCCACCGGCCGGCCCTTCGCCACGAAGTTCGCCCAGTCGGTCTTCGGCCGCGACACCCAGTCGGTCGAGACGGCCGAGCCCGGCGACATCATCGGCTTCGTCAACGCCCAGTCGCTGCGCGTCGGCGACACCGTCTACGTCGGCGACCCGATCGAGTACCCGCCCGTGCCGAGCTTCGCCCCGGAGCACTTCGTGACCGCCAGCGCGGGCGACATCGGCCGCTACAAGCAGTTCCGCCGCGGCATCGAGCAGCTGGACCAGGAGGGCGTGGTGCAGGTCCTGCGCTCGGACCTGCGCGGCGACCAGAACCCGGTCCTGGCCGCGGTCGGCCCGATGCAGTTCGAGGTCGTCGAGGACCGGATGACCAACGAGTTCAACTCCCCCGTCCGCCTCTCGCGGCTCGACTACCAGGTCGCCCGGCGCACCGATGCCGCCGGCGCCGCGGCGCTCGCGGGCATGCGCGGCGTGGAGGTGCTCGAGCGCAGCGACGGCACCCGTCTGGCGCTCTTCGTCGACCAGTGGCGCGCGATGGTCACCGCGCGCGACAACCCCGAGCTGATGCTCGAGGCCCTACCGGCGGGCGGGAGCTGA
- a CDS encoding protein adenylyltransferase SelO, which translates to MTTTESATLALDHRFADELPELALAWQAREVAEPQLLALDESLAADLGLDPAWLRGPDGLGLLTGNRLPDGAAPVAQGYAGHQFGGWSPRLGDGRALLLGELTDTSGRLRDLHLKGSGRTPFSRGGDGLAAVGPMLREHVMSVAMHALGIPTTRSLGVVATGAQVEREVLLPGAVLARVASSHLRVGSFQYAAASGDVDLLRRLADHAIARHHPEAAEAEQPHLTLFESVMAAQAELVARWMLVGFVHGVMNTDNVTISGETIDYGPCAFVDAFDPATVFSSIDTAGRYAFGQQPVVAEWNLARFAESLLPLLADEQDEAVAIATASLGRFRSLYSAAWTRGMRDKLGLAASVPDDTVATLANDLLELMRTDHVDHTLLFRRLGAAARGDAEPARSLFLDLAGVDAWVGLWRALGPDATVMDRTNPVHVPRNHLVEEALVAATGGDLAPFERLVDVVSAPYDERPGLERYAEPAPESFGAYRTFCGT; encoded by the coding sequence GTGACCACGACAGAGTCGGCGACACTCGCCCTCGACCACCGCTTCGCCGACGAGCTGCCCGAGCTGGCGCTTGCGTGGCAGGCTCGCGAGGTGGCCGAGCCGCAGCTGCTCGCCCTCGACGAGTCCCTGGCCGCAGATCTCGGGCTCGACCCGGCCTGGCTCCGCGGGCCCGACGGCCTCGGCCTGCTCACCGGCAACCGGCTCCCGGACGGCGCCGCGCCTGTGGCGCAGGGCTACGCCGGGCACCAGTTCGGCGGCTGGTCGCCCCGCCTCGGCGACGGCCGCGCACTGCTGCTGGGCGAGCTCACCGACACCTCCGGACGGCTGCGCGACCTGCACCTCAAGGGCTCGGGCCGCACGCCCTTCTCCCGCGGCGGCGACGGGCTCGCCGCGGTCGGGCCGATGCTGCGCGAGCACGTGATGAGCGTGGCGATGCACGCCCTCGGCATCCCGACCACCCGCTCCCTCGGCGTCGTCGCCACCGGCGCGCAGGTCGAGCGCGAGGTCCTGCTGCCCGGCGCGGTGCTGGCCCGGGTCGCGAGCAGCCACCTGCGCGTCGGCAGCTTCCAGTACGCCGCCGCGTCCGGCGACGTCGACCTCCTGCGCCGCCTCGCCGACCACGCCATCGCCCGCCACCACCCCGAGGCCGCGGAGGCCGAGCAGCCCCACCTCACCCTCTTCGAGTCCGTCATGGCCGCCCAGGCCGAGCTCGTGGCGCGCTGGATGCTGGTCGGGTTCGTCCACGGCGTGATGAACACCGACAACGTGACCATCTCCGGCGAGACCATCGACTACGGCCCCTGCGCCTTCGTCGACGCCTTCGACCCCGCGACGGTCTTCAGCTCGATCGACACCGCCGGGCGCTACGCCTTCGGCCAGCAGCCGGTCGTCGCGGAGTGGAACCTCGCCCGCTTCGCCGAGTCCCTCCTGCCGCTCCTGGCCGACGAGCAGGACGAGGCGGTGGCGATCGCGACCGCCTCGCTGGGCCGCTTCCGCTCGCTCTACTCCGCCGCCTGGACGCGGGGCATGCGCGACAAGCTCGGCCTCGCCGCCTCCGTCCCCGACGACACCGTCGCGACGCTGGCCAACGACCTGCTGGAGCTCATGCGGACCGACCACGTCGACCACACCCTGCTGTTCCGTCGCCTCGGCGCCGCCGCCCGCGGCGACGCGGAGCCCGCGCGCAGCCTGTTCCTCGACCTGGCCGGTGTCGACGCCTGGGTGGGTCTCTGGCGCGCGCTCGGTCCGGACGCCACCGTGATGGACCGCACCAACCCCGTCCACGTGCCCCGCAACCACCTGGTCGAGGAGGCCCTCGTCGCCGCGACAGGCGGCGACCTGGCGCCGTTCGAACGGCTGGTCGACGTCGTCTCCGCACCGTACGACGAGCGCCCCGGCCTCGAGCGCTACGCCGAGCCGGCGCCCGAGTCGTTCGGCGCCTACCGCACCTTCTGCGGCACCTGA
- a CDS encoding MFS transporter — MTPLASYRRLLQVAGPTYVLVAFVGRLPLAMSQLGTLLLVSTASGSYGLGGLSAGALAVANAVGAPVAGTLADRFGQRPVVLAQSLLGATGLVLLVTAVGNDAGDGTVVLAAAATGLLLPQVGPLARVRWRPMTRAAGKHQRRLVDAAFSYEGAADEASFAIGPALVGLSVAAVSPSGALLLAAALLAVFGSAFALDPSARLTHAQERPAGTGRLVTPAYAVLVGAQLSIGMLFGATQTGATVLATDAGTPGVAGLVHATLGVGSAVAGLATAYLPERVGHERRALVAAWALLVLALPLLAVGSLATATVTVLFLGVAVAPYMIAVFSLAERVVPPARVGAAMTMLASATGLGYALGSSLAGRLADASGATAAFGVTVGATVLAVVLMTSQQRRLRTATVAAEADRPPAPTEEPVLQGASDPGVSSRK; from the coding sequence GTGACACCTCTCGCCTCCTACCGCCGACTCCTCCAGGTCGCCGGCCCGACCTACGTGCTCGTCGCCTTCGTCGGCCGCCTTCCGCTGGCGATGAGCCAGCTCGGCACCCTGCTCCTGGTCTCCACCGCGTCCGGCAGCTACGGCCTCGGCGGCCTCAGCGCCGGTGCGCTCGCGGTCGCCAACGCGGTCGGCGCCCCGGTCGCCGGGACGCTCGCGGACCGCTTCGGCCAGCGACCCGTCGTCCTCGCGCAGTCCCTGCTCGGCGCCACCGGACTGGTCCTGCTCGTGACGGCCGTCGGCAACGACGCCGGCGACGGCACCGTCGTCCTGGCCGCCGCGGCGACCGGCCTGCTGCTCCCCCAGGTCGGTCCGCTGGCCCGCGTGCGGTGGCGGCCGATGACGCGCGCCGCCGGCAAGCACCAGCGCCGGCTCGTCGACGCCGCGTTCTCCTACGAGGGAGCCGCGGACGAGGCGTCGTTCGCGATCGGCCCGGCGCTGGTCGGCCTCTCCGTCGCAGCCGTCTCCCCCTCGGGTGCGCTCCTCCTCGCCGCGGCGCTGCTCGCGGTCTTCGGCTCGGCGTTCGCGCTCGACCCGTCCGCCCGGCTCACCCACGCCCAGGAGCGCCCGGCCGGCACGGGCCGGCTCGTGACCCCGGCGTACGCCGTCCTCGTCGGCGCCCAGCTCTCCATCGGCATGCTCTTCGGGGCGACGCAGACCGGCGCGACGGTGCTCGCCACGGACGCCGGGACACCGGGCGTCGCCGGCCTGGTGCACGCCACGCTCGGCGTCGGCAGCGCGGTCGCCGGGCTGGCGACGGCGTACCTCCCGGAACGGGTCGGCCACGAACGCCGCGCCCTGGTGGCCGCGTGGGCGCTGCTCGTGCTGGCGCTGCCGCTGCTCGCGGTGGGCTCGCTGGCCACCGCCACCGTGACCGTCCTGTTCCTCGGCGTCGCCGTCGCTCCCTACATGATCGCGGTGTTCTCCCTCGCCGAGCGCGTCGTCCCGCCGGCCCGGGTGGGCGCGGCGATGACGATGCTGGCCAGCGCCACCGGCCTGGGCTACGCCCTGGGCTCGAGCCTTGCGGGCCGGCTCGCCGACGCCTCGGGCGCGACGGCTGCCTTCGGCGTGACCGTCGGCGCCACCGTGCTCGCGGTGGTCCTGATGACGAGCCAGCAGCGGCGGCTGCGGACGGCGACCGTCGCGGCCGAGGCGGACCGGCCGCCGGCGCCGACGGAGGAGCCGGTGCTGCAGGGCGCCTCGGACCCGGGCGTATCGTCGAGGAAGTGA
- a CDS encoding ABC-F family ATP-binding cassette domain-containing protein, whose amino-acid sequence MSATLVAKDLSGGHGHRVLFEGLDLTVAPGDVIGVVGANGAGKSTLLSLLGGATTPMAGSVSCAPRDAFVGLLPQEHERVPGETVAHYVSRRTGAAEATGAMEAAAAALGSGDAGADDAYAVAFDRWMASGAADLDDRIAPVLDDLGLDVGPDALMTSLSGGQAARVALAALLLSRFDVVLLDEPTNDLDLDGLARLEAFVQGLRGGVVLVSHDREFLARCVTRIVELDLAQNQVTVFDGGYDAFLEERAIARRHAREAYEQYADTRADLVKRARTQREWSSQGVRNAMKKSPDNDKIRRKAATESSEKQAQKVRQMESRIARLDEVEEPRKEWVLQFDIAAAPRSSTVVATLNEATLRLGDFVLGPVSAQVEAGDRIGITGPNGAGKTTLLRLLLGGADPDTGSASLGASVAIGVIDQARTGLDEALSLGDAFEAQVPELTQAEVRTLLAKFGLRADQVTSQVGRLSPGERTRAAMALLQARGVNLLVLDEPTNHLDLPAIEQLEQALASYDGALLLVSHDRRLLEHVRLDQRWDVESGRVVVRHV is encoded by the coding sequence GTGTCTGCCACGCTCGTCGCGAAGGACCTCTCCGGCGGGCACGGTCACCGTGTCCTGTTCGAGGGCCTCGACCTCACCGTCGCCCCCGGCGACGTCATCGGCGTCGTGGGCGCCAACGGTGCCGGGAAGTCGACTCTGCTGTCGCTGCTCGGCGGCGCGACCACGCCGATGGCCGGGTCGGTGTCGTGCGCCCCTCGTGACGCCTTTGTCGGCCTGCTCCCCCAAGAGCACGAGCGGGTGCCGGGCGAGACCGTCGCCCACTACGTCTCGCGCCGCACCGGTGCCGCCGAGGCGACCGGGGCGATGGAGGCGGCTGCCGCTGCGCTCGGCTCCGGCGACGCCGGCGCGGACGACGCGTACGCCGTCGCCTTCGACCGCTGGATGGCCAGCGGGGCCGCAGACCTCGACGACCGCATCGCGCCGGTGCTCGACGACCTCGGCCTCGACGTCGGGCCGGACGCGCTGATGACCTCGCTGTCCGGCGGCCAGGCCGCCCGCGTGGCGCTCGCGGCGCTGCTGCTGAGCCGCTTCGACGTCGTCCTGCTGGACGAGCCGACCAACGACCTCGACCTCGACGGGCTGGCGCGGCTGGAGGCCTTCGTCCAGGGCCTGCGCGGCGGGGTGGTCCTCGTCTCGCACGACCGGGAGTTCCTCGCGCGCTGCGTCACGCGCATCGTCGAGCTCGATCTCGCGCAGAACCAGGTGACGGTCTTCGACGGCGGCTACGACGCGTTCCTCGAGGAGCGCGCGATCGCGCGGCGCCACGCACGCGAGGCCTACGAGCAGTACGCCGACACCCGCGCCGACCTGGTCAAGCGGGCCCGCACCCAGCGCGAGTGGAGCTCGCAGGGCGTGCGCAACGCGATGAAGAAGAGCCCCGACAACGACAAGATCCGCCGCAAGGCCGCGACCGAGTCGTCGGAGAAGCAGGCCCAGAAGGTCCGCCAGATGGAGTCGCGCATCGCCCGTCTCGACGAGGTCGAGGAGCCGCGCAAGGAGTGGGTGCTCCAGTTCGACATCGCCGCGGCGCCGCGCTCGAGCACGGTGGTCGCCACCCTCAACGAAGCCACCCTGCGCCTCGGTGACTTCGTCCTCGGCCCGGTCTCCGCGCAGGTCGAGGCCGGCGACCGGATCGGCATCACCGGCCCCAACGGCGCCGGCAAGACCACGCTGCTGCGCCTCCTGCTGGGCGGGGCCGACCCCGACACCGGCTCGGCGTCGCTGGGCGCGTCGGTGGCGATCGGCGTCATCGACCAGGCCCGCACCGGACTGGACGAGGCGCTGTCCCTCGGCGACGCCTTCGAGGCGCAGGTGCCCGAGCTGACGCAGGCGGAGGTGCGCACCCTGCTGGCCAAGTTCGGTCTGAGGGCCGACCAGGTGACCAGCCAGGTCGGCCGCCTCTCCCCCGGCGAGCGCACCCGCGCAGCCATGGCGCTCCTCCAGGCGCGCGGGGTGAACCTGCTCGTCCTCGACGAGCCGACCAACCACCTCGACCTGCCGGCCATCGAGCAGCTCGAGCAGGCCCTGGCGTCGTACGACGGCGCGCTGCTGCTCGTCTCCCACGACCGACGGCTGCTGGAGCACGTACGCCTCGACCAGCGGTGGGACGTCGAGTCCGGGCGCGTCGTGGTGCGCCACGTCTGA
- the catC gene encoding muconolactone Delta-isomerase, protein MLFHVRMDVRIPHDLDPEVRADLVAREKAYAQEVQRSGRWPHLWRVVGEYANVSVFDVESNDALHDLLSGLPLFPYMDMTVTPLATHPSDIDA, encoded by the coding sequence ATGCTGTTCCACGTCCGGATGGACGTCCGGATCCCGCACGACCTGGACCCCGAGGTCAGGGCCGACCTGGTCGCCCGCGAGAAGGCGTACGCGCAGGAGGTGCAGCGCTCGGGGCGCTGGCCGCACCTGTGGCGGGTCGTCGGTGAGTACGCCAACGTGTCGGTCTTCGACGTCGAGTCCAACGACGCATTGCACGACTTGTTGTCCGGCCTGCCCCTGTTCCCCTACATGGACATGACCGTCACACCGCTGGCCACGCACCCGAGCGACATCGACGCCTGA